In one Antennarius striatus isolate MH-2024 chromosome 1, ASM4005453v1, whole genome shotgun sequence genomic region, the following are encoded:
- the hdc gene encoding histidine decarboxylase translates to MQAEEFNQRGKELVDYITNYLVSIRERNVIPDVKPGYMRDLIPDSAPTEPEDWDSIFSDVEKVIMPGMVHWQSPHMHAFYPCLTSWPSMLGEMLSNAFNCVGFTWASSPASTELEIHVLDWLCKALGLPKFFLHHHPDSRGGGILQGTVSESTLVALLAARKDKIMQLQSELDQDVDDSVLNSRLVAYASDQAHSSVEKAGLISLVRIRFLPTDEQLSLRGDTLKQAIKEDRARGLVPCMLCVTLGSTGACAFDNLSELGPVCAEEGLWLHVDAAYAGSAYFCPELRWSLEGIEFADSFVFNPSKWMMVHFDCTAFWVKDKYKLQQTFSVDPVYLRHENSHAATDFMHWQIPLSRRFRSLKLWFVIRSFGLKNLQAHIRHGIEMAKLFESHVKSDPNFEVPAKRHLGLVVFCLKGGNALTQELLRRLTQFGTLFLIPADIYNKRIIRFTVTSQFTTADDILKDWSIISKTASTLLTETPSLLNGDQPKSERKYVTRAEFNKDPIMDTRFEERENVFYRIKKHEVDLWIDKTWNGSSRPMRSLSCNSEPLPYSYKGPISGHDCEQNPCLKDNVFLPKRSIAGHDHVSKITESPSKPLDKQVQKKMTKFNSVPSFSK, encoded by the exons ATGCAAGCTGAGGAATTCAATCAGAGAG GTAAGGAGCTGGTGGACTACATCACAAACTACCTGGTCTCCATCAGGGAGAGGAACGTTATTCCAGATGTGAAGCCAGGCTACATGAGGGACCTTATCCCTGACTCTGCACCCACAGAACCGGAGGACTGGGACAGCATCTTCAGTGATGTGGAGAAAGTAATCATGCCTGGA ATGGTTCACTGGCAGAGCCCTCACATGCATGCTTTTTACCCCTGTTTGACGTCATGGCCCTCCATGCTCGGAGAAATGCTTTCCAATGCCTTCAACTGTGTTGGATTCACCTGG GCCTCCAGTCCAGCTTCTACAGAGCTGGAGATTCACGTATTGGACTGGTTGTGCAAAGCTCTGGGGCTCCCTAAATTCTTCCTGCATCACCATCCTGACAGCAGAGGTGGAGGCATACTGCAG GGTACCGTCAGTGAGAGCACACTGGTGGCTCTCTTAGCGGCcaggaaagacaaaataatgcaGCTGCAATCTGAGCTCGACCAAGACGTGGACGACTCGGTCCTCAATTCAAGGCTGGTTGCCTACGCATCAGATCAG GCGCATTCATCTGTCGAGAAGGCAGGATTGATCTCTCTGGTCAGGATCAGGTTTCTGCCCACCGATGAGCAGTTGTCCCTGAGAGGAGACACTTTGAAACAAGCCATAAAAGAAGACAGAGCCAGAGGACTGGTCCCATGCATG CTTTGTGTAACTTTGGGATCAACAGGAGCTTGTGCCTTTGACAATCTATCTGAACTGGGACCAGTCT GTGCAGAAGAGGGATTGTGGCTTCATGTTGATGCTGCGTATGCTGGCTCAGCGTATTTCTGTCCTGAGCTCCGCTGGTCCCTGGAGGGCATTGAATTTGCAGATTCTTTTGTCTTCAACCCATCCAAGTGGATGATGGTTCATTTTGATTGCACAGCTTTCTG GGTAAAGGATAAATACAAGCTCCAACAGACATTCAGTGTTGATCCTGTTTATCTCAGACATGAAAACTCACATGCAGCTACAGATTTTATG CACTGGCAGATTCCACTCAGCAGACGCTTCCGTTCTCTCAAACTGTGGTTTGTTATCCGCTCCTTTGGACTCAAAAACCTGCAGGCTCATATCAGACAC GGGATTGAGATGGCAAAGCTCTTTGAGTCTCATGTAAAGAGTGACCCAAATTTTGAGGTTCCTGCTAAGAGGCACCTTGGTCTCGTGGTCTTCTGCCTGAAA GGAGGAAATGCTTTGACCCAGGAATTGCTGAGGAGACTGACACAGTTTGGGACCCTGTTCCTCATTCCTGCAGACATTTACAACAAACGCATCATCAGATTCACAGTGACCTCACAGTTCACCACAGCAGACGATATTCTCAAAGACTGGAGCATCATCTCCAAAACAGCTTCCACTCTTCTCACCGAGACGCCAAGTCTGCTCAATGGAGACCAACCCAAATCTGAAAGAAAGTATGTGACAAGAGCTGAATTTAACAAAGACCCCATCATGGACACCAGGTTTGAGGAGAGAGAAAACGTATTTTATCGGATAAAGAAGCATGAAGTGGATTTGTGGATTGACAAAACTTGGAATGGGTCAAGCAGGCCAATGCGCTCCCTCAGCTGCAACAGTGAACCCCTCCCTTATTCCTACAAAGGGCCAATATCTGGTCATGACTGTGAACAAAATCCTTGTCTTAAAGACAATGTTTTCCTTCCCAAAAGATCGATAGCAGGACACGATCATGTGAGTAAGATCACAGAGAGCCCTTCAAAACCTTTGGATAAACAGGTCCAGAAAAAGATGACAAAGTTCAACAGCGTGCCAAGTTTCTCAAAATAA
- the LOC137600576 gene encoding long-chain fatty acid transport protein 2-like — translation MIAYILYTALAGLVILPFLLYRKNPYLWADLKQSILFFKIGSHLAKVARQKPFYSILDSFLDKVAKQPHKRFILFGESHYTYSQADKESNKAARALSALAALKEGDTVALFLGNEPQFVFIWLALFKLGCRASFLNYNIRSKSLLHCFSCCEAKVLVAGADLQGAVEEVLPSLNQMGVRVFILSEKIHVEGIESLSDKIQLASDQPLSPQLRANITIKSPALYIYTSGTTGLPKAAIINHERLWMASFLQTFAGVHSDDIIYVFLPLYHTSGFMMGLCGAIERGITVVIKPKFSASQFWNDCRKYNVTVIQYIGEIMRYLCNTPERDNDRDHKVRLAVGNGIRADTWADFLKRFGDIRICECYGATESNVGFVNYIGKVGAIGKEHFLHKIGCPYALIKYDTEKEEPVRDSRGFCIKVPRGETGLLVGKIGNRTPFSGYAKNKQQTEKKKLCDVFEKGDLYFNSGDLLNIDNEGFVFFQDRIGDTFRWKGENVATTEVADHLLMVNCIEEANVYGVKVPGHEGRIGMAALKLKENMDFDSNATYQHVKNYLPTYARPRFIRIQDALELTGTFKQMKVTLAKEGFNPAITGDPLFYLEDNKGYVPMTQEIFSSIAEGRIRL, via the exons ATGATCGCATACATCCTCTACACCGCTCTTGCGGGTTTGGTGATTTTACCGTTTTTGCTTTATCGTAAAAACCCTTATTTATGGGCAGATTTAAAGCAGTCGattcttttctttaaaatcGGGAGTCACCTGGCCAAAGTCGCTAGACAGAAGCCGTTTTACAGTATTCTTGACAGTTTTCTGGACAAAGTGGCTAAACAGCCTCATAAGAGGTTTATTCTGTTCGGGGAGAGCCACTACACCTACAGCCAGGCCGACAAAGAGAGCAACAAGGCGGCCAGAGCTCTGAGCGCGCTGGCCGCCCTGAAGGAGGGCGACACGGTCGCCCTGTTTTTAGGCAACGAGCCGCAGTTTGTGTTCATCTGGCTCGCTTTGTTCAAACTGGGATGTAGGGCTTCATTCCTGAACTACAACATCAGATCCAAGTCCCTGCTGCATTGTTTCTCCTGCTGTGAAGCAAAGGTCCTGGTGGCTGGTGCTG ACTTGCAGGGTGCTGTTGAAGAGGTGTTGCCTTCCTTGAACCAAAtgggtgtgcgtgtgtttatCCTCAGTGAGAAAATTCACGTGGAAGGCATCGAAAGCCTCTCTGATAAGATTCAGCTGGCTTCGGACCAGCCTTTGTCACCTCAGCTGAGGGCCAACATTACTATCAAGAGTCCTGCACTATACATCTACACTTCAGGAACCACAG GTCTTCCCAAGGCAGCTATCATCAATCACGAGAGGCTATGGATGGCATCCTTTCTTCAGACTTTTGCTGGCGTACATTCAGACGATATCATCTACGTATTTCTTCCTCTTTATCATACATCTGGCTTTATGATGGGACTTTGTGGAGCCATAGAAAGAG gtATAACTGTGGTTATAAAACCAAAATTCTCAGCGTCCCAGTTCTGGAATGACTGTAGAAAATACAACGTGACTGTCATTCAGTACATAGGAGAAATTATGCGCTACCTCTGCAACACTCCAGag AGGGACAATGACAGAGATCATAAGGTACGATTGGCCGTAGGAAATGGGATAAGGGCCGACACCTGGGCTGATTTCCTCAAGCGTTTCGGAGACATTCGTATCTGTGAATGCTACGGCGCAACAGAATCAAATGTTGGTTTTGTCAACTACATCGGAAAAGTTGGAGCTATTGGCAAGGAACATTTTCTCCACAAG ATTGGATGTCCATACGCCCTCATAAAGTACgacacagagaaagaggaacCAGTCAGAGACTCCAGAGGATTTTGTATTAAGGTTCCCAGAG GAGAGACTGGTTTGTTGGTGGGAAAGATCGGAAATAGAACACCTTTCAGTGGCTACGCCAAGAACAAGCAGCAGACCgagaagaagaagctgtgtGACGTGTTTGAGAAGGGAGACCTCTACTTCAACAGCGGAGACCTTCTAAATATTGACAACGAgggatttgttttctttcaagaTCGTATCGGAGACACTTTCAG gtggAAAGGTGAAAATGTGGCCACCACAGAAGTGGCTGATCATCTGCTGATGGTTAACTGTATTGAAGAAGCTAATGTCTATGGCGTGAAGGTGCCAG GACACGAGGGAAGGATTGGAATGGCAGCACTGAAGCTAAAGGAGAATATGGACTTTGACAGTAATGCTACATATCAGCATGTCAAAAACTATCTCCCGACCTACGCAAGACCTCGATTCATTCGCATTCAG GACGCACTGGAATTAACTGgaacatttaaacaaatgaaGGTGACACTGGCAAAGGAGGGTTTTAATCCTGCCATCACCGGGGATCCTTTGTTCTACCTGGAGGACAACAAGGGCTACGTACCCATGACTCAGGAAATATTTAGCTCTATTGCAGAAGGAAGAATCAGGCTGTGa